In Sphingomonas sp. LT1P40, the DNA window CCTGGTCGCGGAAGGCACGACCTTCGACCTCGCCACCGTTACCCGGCTTCAGGCGCTCAAGACCGGTGCGCTGATCGCCTCCTCGGTCGAGGCAGGCGCAATCCTCGGCCGCATCCCGCCCGAAGGCCGCACCGGCCTGCGCGGCTATGCCCGCGACATCGGCCTCGCCTTCCAGATCGCCGACGACATCCTCGACGTCGAGGGTGACGAGGAAGCGGCGGGCAAGAAACTGCGCAAGGACGCCGAGGCCGGCAAGGAAACCTTCCTCTCCCTCCTCGGCCTCGACCGTGCGCGCGAACAGGCGCGGATGCTGGTCGATCAGTCGATCGCCCATCTCCACAGCTTTGGCGCGGAGGCCGACCTGCTACGCGCCATCGCCCGCTACGTGCTTGAGCGGGATCGGTGACGGCGACTGTCAGTGCCGGGCGCTTGAGGCCATGGCGGATTCGAAAGATCGCCGGAATCCTCGCAGCCTTGCTGTTTCTCTACCTGCTTATAACCGGCCCCGGCCGCCAACTCTACATGTTCGGCCAGCTTCCCTATCTCACTGACAATATACCAAATACAAATTGCACCGCCGCCCGATTTGCTTTGGTAGAAGAGAGTGTTGGGCTGCTCGGGGACGGCTATGTAAAGGTGGCCATTCACGGTCTCGATTGCGCGAAATCCATACGCACTTCGTTGGCCGCCAATGGCGCGCGTGAAGTCTATATCGCCGAGGGACTCGGCGGCTTGGCAATACCCGGCAAACATCGTCTTTTGGGGCGTCCTGAAGTCATGTTCAAAGGACCAGTGCTGAACGCATTCGCCTTCGGGGACGATGGCATCACAATCTGGTTGAGGTATTCAGAATGACCACCCGCACCGGCGTCTATCCCGGCACCTTCGATCCGATCACGCTTGGCCATATGGACATCATCCGGCGCGGCGCGAAGCTGGTCGACCGGCTCGTCATCGGCGTCACCACCAATCCGTCGAAAAACCCGATGTTCACGGTCGAGGAGCGAATGGACATGGTCCGCCGCGAGACCGCCGGGATCGGCGGCGACATCCGTGTCGTCAGCTTCGATTCGCTGCTGATGGACTTTGCCGAGCGCGAGGGCGCGAGCATGATCGTGCGCGGCCTGCGCGCCGTCGCCGACTTCGAATATGAGTATCAAATGGCCGGCATGAACCAGCAGCTCAATGGCCGGATCGAGACCGTTTTCCTGATGGCGGACGTTTCGCTGCAACCGATCGCCAGCCGCCTGGTCAAGGAAATCGCCATGTTCGGCGGCGAAATCGGTAAATTCGTGCCCGCCATGGTGCGTGATGAAGTCGTCGCCCGCGTCGATAAGATCGGACGTAAAGGATCATAGCGGCACCTTCGGGCATGCTGGGGGCATGCCCTGCCGCGAAGATCGACTGCAAAATGCAGCCGTCGAAGCCGTTCGCCGCAATTCCGCCACCAGCCGCATTCATTTTGCGGCCAGCGGCGAATTGCTCTAAGCCGTTCCAAACTGACCTCCGCTGGGGATATCGATGCGTTTTGTTGCCCTGTTTCTTGCCCTTGCGGGTTCGCTCTTCACTTTGTCCGCAAGCGCCCAGATCGTTCCCGCTCCCACCGGCCGAGCGACGCCGCCCGCCACCACGGACAAGGAGAATCTGTGGATTCTCGACCTGTCCACCGGCGGTCGCGTCACCATCTGGCTGCGTCCCGATGTCGCGCCCAAGCAAGTCGAGCGGATCAAGGAACTGACTCGCAAGAAATTCTACGACGGCCTGCTGTTCCACCGCGTGATCGAAGGATTCATGGCGCAGGGCGGCGATCCCAAGGGTGACGGCACCGGCGGCTCGGACCTTCCCGACTTGCCCAAGGAGTTTAACTATCTGCCCCACGTGCGCGGTGCAGTCTCGGCGGCGCGCAACGGGGCCCCCGACAATGCCCCGGCGGACGTGAAGGAAAAGGCGGAGAACAGCGCGAACAGCCAGTTCTTCATCATGCTGGTGCCGCGCCTCTCGCTCGATCAGAAATACACCGTCTTCGGTCGCGTGATCGACGGCATGCAATATGTCGATGCCATCCCGCGGGGCGAGCCACCGGCGAACCCCGCGCGCGTCGTCCGCGCCTATATCGCCATTGACAACCCGCCGGCCTATGTCGCAGCGCCCGCTGCGCCGGTCGAACAACCGGCGGCACTCCCGCCCGGCCCCGGCAAGTAATGCCCCGCCCGGCGCGTCCGGGCAAAGGCCGTCGATGAACGTCGATCTGTTCGATTTCGAGCTTCCGCCAGAGCGGATCGCGCTGCGCCCCGCGTCCCCGCGCGATTCGGCGCGCCTGCTGCTGCTCGACGGCGACGAGACAAGCGACCGCTCGGTCGCCGACCTCCCCGCATTGCTCCGGCACGGCGATCTGCTGGTCTTCAACGACACCCGCGTCATCCCGGCCCAGCTTGAAGGCACACGCGGTGCGGCGAAAATCGGCGCAACTCTGCACAAGCGCGAAGGCCCGCGTCACTGGATCGCCTTCATCCGCAACGCCAAGCGGCTGCGCGTGGGCGAAACCGTCGACTTCGGAACCGGCGTCACGGCAGTCGCCGAAGCCCGCCATGAAGACGGCAGCTTCACGCTATTTTTCTCGGGCGACGAGCCTGTCGAACTCCTGCTCGAACGCGCCGGGCGCATGCCGCTCCCGCCCTATATCGCCGCCAAACGCCCAACCGATGCGCGTGACGCCGCCGATTACCAGACAATGTTCGCAAACGAACCCGGCGCCGTCGCCGCCCCCACCGCCGCGCTGCACTTCACGCCCGAGCTAATTGCCGCGCTCGACGCAGCGGGCATCGGACACACCACGCTGACCCTGCATGTCGGCGCAGGCACCTTTCTGCCGGTCAAGGCCGACGACACCGCCGATCACAAGATGCACGCCGAATGGGGCCGCATTGACGCCGCCACCGCCGACCGCCTCAACGCCGTCCGCGCCGCCGGGGGGCGCGTCATCGCGGTCGGCACCACCAGCCTGCGCCTGATCGAGAGCGCGACTGGCGAAGACGATATCGTCCGCCCGTTCGCTGGCGACACCGCGATCTTCATTACCCCAGGTTATCGCTTCAAGGGGATCGACGGTCTGCTGACCAACTTCCACTTGCCTCGCTCGACCCTGTTCATGCTGGTATCGGCGCTGATGGGGCTCGACCGGATGCAGGCGGCCTATGCCCACGCCATCGACAATGGCTACCGCTTCTATAGCTATGGCGACGCCAGCCTGCTTTTACCGGACAAGCCTTCATGATCCTTGCCACTCTCCTCAGCCTCGCTGCGCAGACCTCGGAGGGGATGCCCAACCGCGGTCGCGTGCCTGTCACTGTCGATCTTCGGGGCCAGCCTCAGCAACCGGCCACGCCAGCCCCGATCCCGCTGATGATCGCTGAGCCGGTGGCCATGGCCATCGCCGCGTTCGATGCGGACGGCGACGGCATCGTCACCCGCACCGAATTCGACGCAGGGGTGAAGCGCTCGTTCGACGTGATCGCAAAGGGGCAGCCATCGTTCGGCTATATCGCGTTCGGCGACTGGTCCGATCGCTGGCTGGGCAACCGCAACGCCCTGCCCAGCCCGTTCGAGGTCGATCAGAATGGCGACAACCGCATTTCGCTGCCCGAACTTCAGGCGCGTTTCGACCTGTTCTTCACCCGTTTCGATGCCGACAAGGATGCTTCGATCCGCCGCAGCGAACTACTTACGATCCGTCAGCCGCCGCAACCGGGCGGCCGCCCCGGCGAGGAAAAAGATGATAAGCGGAGCCGCCGTCGCTGAGAGCAATCAGTGTCCTAGCATCACATGGTGCAGTGCGGCTAAGGTCGGCTCGATGCACGGCTCGCACAAACATTCGCACGGCGACCACGGCCACAGCCACGCCCCCGCCGATTTCGGCCGCGCCTTCGCGGTCGGCACCGCGCTCAACCTCGCCTTCGTTCTGGTCGAGGGTGCGGCGGGCATCCTCACCGGATCGATGGCGCTGCTCGCCGATGCGGGCCACAATCTCTCCGACGTTCTTGGCCTGTTGATCGCATGGGGCGGCGCGTCGCTCGCCAAGCGTCCGGCCTCGCCGCGCTTCACCTATGGTCTGCGCAGTTCCACCATCCTCGCCGCGCTCGCCAACGCGGTGCTGCTACTCGTCGCGGTCGGCGCGATCACGATGGAGGCGGTTCAGCGCTTCAACGATCCCCGCCCGATCGAGGGGCTGACGGTGATGATCGTGGCAGGGATCGGTATCCTCATCAACGGGGCGACCGCGATGATGTTCGCACGCGGTCGCAAGGGCGACATCAACATTCGCGGCGCGTATCTGCACATGGCCGCCGACGCCGCCGTCTCCGCCGGAGTCGTGATCGGCGGTGCGTTGATCCTGTACACCGCCGCCACCTGGATCGATCCCGCGATCAGCCTGGTCATCGTCGCGGTGATCCTGTGGAGCACCTGGGGGCTGCTGCGCGATTCGATCACGATGGCGCTCCACGCCGTCCCGCCCGGCATCGACCCGGAAAAGGTTGAGGCGACGCTTGCCGCGCTGCCCGGCGTCACCCGTGTCCACGATCTGCACATCTGGCCGATGAGCACGACCGAGGTGGCGATGACCGCGCATCTGCTGATTCCTTCCGGCCACCCCGGTGACGCCTTTCTTGACGATGCCCAGCACCGACTGGCGCACGATCACGGCATCGAACATGTCACGCTCCAGATCGAGATCGGCGACGGCGATCCCTGCCGCCTTCATGCAGGCCACGGTCAGCCAGATGCCTGACCCGGCCGCCCCGGTGCGGCTGGTGATCTTCGATTTCGACGGCACGCTATCGGACAGCGGCGGGTGGTTCCTGTCGGTCATGGACCACCTGTCCGATCGCTACGGCTTCCGCCGCGTCGCGCCGGAGGAGGTTGAGCCGATGCGCCGTCTCAGTTCGCGCGACGTCATCCGTCGCCTCGCCATCCCGCGCTGGAAACTCCCCTTCATCGCCCGCTATATCCGCCGCCTGTTCGGGCAGAACACGCATGCGGTTCACCTGTTCGACGGCGTGCCCGAAATGCTCGCGGCGATTCAGGCGGCTGGGGTGAAACTCGCCATCGTGACCTCCAACAGCGAAACCAATGCCCGCGCCGTGCTCGGTCCCGAAAACGCCGCCCGCATCAGCTGGTGGGCATGTGGCGCATCGCTGTTCGGCAAGGCGCCCAAGTTTAGCAAGGTGATGCAGGCCAGCGGCGTCCCCGTCGCGCACATCCTCTCGCTCGGCGACGAAACCCGCGACATCGACGCCGCGCGCGAAACCGGCATCCGTGCCGGGGCCGTGCTGTGGGGCTATGCCAACCCGGCGGCGTTCGCGCATCTGCATCCCGACATCGCGTTCGACAGCCCCGCTGCGGTTGCCGCCCACGTCGTCGCATCAGCCCAGATGGACGGCTAACCACACTGTCGGCACATCGGCGTCGGTCCGCGTCACCCGATGCCGCACCCCCGCCGGGATCGTCAGATGATCGCCCGGTTTCAACGAAACTTCCGCATAGCCGTCCAGCCGGATCGCCGCACTTCCCGCCAGCAACATCACCCATTCGTCCGCATC includes these proteins:
- the coaD gene encoding pantetheine-phosphate adenylyltransferase, whose translation is MTTRTGVYPGTFDPITLGHMDIIRRGAKLVDRLVIGVTTNPSKNPMFTVEERMDMVRRETAGIGGDIRVVSFDSLLMDFAEREGASMIVRGLRAVADFEYEYQMAGMNQQLNGRIETVFLMADVSLQPIASRLVKEIAMFGGEIGKFVPAMVRDEVVARVDKIGRKGS
- a CDS encoding peptidylprolyl isomerase → MRFVALFLALAGSLFTLSASAQIVPAPTGRATPPATTDKENLWILDLSTGGRVTIWLRPDVAPKQVERIKELTRKKFYDGLLFHRVIEGFMAQGGDPKGDGTGGSDLPDLPKEFNYLPHVRGAVSAARNGAPDNAPADVKEKAENSANSQFFIMLVPRLSLDQKYTVFGRVIDGMQYVDAIPRGEPPANPARVVRAYIAIDNPPAYVAAPAAPVEQPAALPPGPGK
- the queA gene encoding tRNA preQ1(34) S-adenosylmethionine ribosyltransferase-isomerase QueA — encoded protein: MNVDLFDFELPPERIALRPASPRDSARLLLLDGDETSDRSVADLPALLRHGDLLVFNDTRVIPAQLEGTRGAAKIGATLHKREGPRHWIAFIRNAKRLRVGETVDFGTGVTAVAEARHEDGSFTLFFSGDEPVELLLERAGRMPLPPYIAAKRPTDARDAADYQTMFANEPGAVAAPTAALHFTPELIAALDAAGIGHTTLTLHVGAGTFLPVKADDTADHKMHAEWGRIDAATADRLNAVRAAGGRVIAVGTTSLRLIESATGEDDIVRPFAGDTAIFITPGYRFKGIDGLLTNFHLPRSTLFMLVSALMGLDRMQAAYAHAIDNGYRFYSYGDASLLLPDKPS
- a CDS encoding EF-hand domain-containing protein; this encodes MILATLLSLAAQTSEGMPNRGRVPVTVDLRGQPQQPATPAPIPLMIAEPVAMAIAAFDADGDGIVTRTEFDAGVKRSFDVIAKGQPSFGYIAFGDWSDRWLGNRNALPSPFEVDQNGDNRISLPELQARFDLFFTRFDADKDASIRRSELLTIRQPPQPGGRPGEEKDDKRSRRR
- a CDS encoding cation diffusion facilitator family transporter — translated: MHGSHKHSHGDHGHSHAPADFGRAFAVGTALNLAFVLVEGAAGILTGSMALLADAGHNLSDVLGLLIAWGGASLAKRPASPRFTYGLRSSTILAALANAVLLLVAVGAITMEAVQRFNDPRPIEGLTVMIVAGIGILINGATAMMFARGRKGDINIRGAYLHMAADAAVSAGVVIGGALILYTAATWIDPAISLVIVAVILWSTWGLLRDSITMALHAVPPGIDPEKVEATLAALPGVTRVHDLHIWPMSTTEVAMTAHLLIPSGHPGDAFLDDAQHRLAHDHGIEHVTLQIEIGDGDPCRLHAGHGQPDA
- a CDS encoding HAD hydrolase-like protein; the encoded protein is MPDPAAPVRLVIFDFDGTLSDSGGWFLSVMDHLSDRYGFRRVAPEEVEPMRRLSSRDVIRRLAIPRWKLPFIARYIRRLFGQNTHAVHLFDGVPEMLAAIQAAGVKLAIVTSNSETNARAVLGPENAARISWWACGASLFGKAPKFSKVMQASGVPVAHILSLGDETRDIDAARETGIRAGAVLWGYANPAAFAHLHPDIAFDSPAAVAAHVVASAQMDG